One Manihot esculenta cultivar AM560-2 chromosome 18, M.esculenta_v8, whole genome shotgun sequence genomic window carries:
- the LOC110607113 gene encoding uncharacterized protein LOC110607113, producing MMNLLALSLVLSSLFAAQVWSPSPASGSHHHNQKKEEDVIVKEGHRIIVVETYDEDGQHNTKVSISPPQDSVSTAEHGKFPSGILDSAKEKVKQAAQEMPNIGQGVSDSYPDTKSSEGRGPRELICDAFGKCTHKIARAIDKAKEQVSQKAHEAVAQKKELAHEAKERVEDAYEKTKETASHKAHEAKQAVEDAYEVAKETKESAEQAAEDAYRKAKESVIHKAHEAKDTGKTIGMEAARNAPEIVEEVKESTGQAKGRVSRLLSHMGSAVGLNSLMRVVNLLGFATAYGMCVWVTLISSYVLAGALTRHQFGIVQSKIYPVYFRALAYCIGAALLGHVLGQRKKLFTSKAEMFQLYNLLASVLLVLINSLYLEPLSTKVMFEKLKLEKEEGRGRESPSGDGGRRGEAQPVTATAAAPVADNPGARESSSRLNRENERLKKLNSYSSLLNTVTLMALSWHLVYLGQKLHATC from the exons ATGATGAATCTCTTGGCCCTTTCTCTTGTTTTATCTTCGTTGTTTGCTGCCCAAGTATGGTCTCCAAGCCCAGCATCTGGGAGTCACCACCACAATCAGAAAAAAGAGGAGGATGTCATAGTTAAAGAAGGTCACAGGATCATTGTTGTAGAGACTTATGACGAAGATGGCCAGCACAATACCAAAGTCTCTATCTCTCCTCCTCAAGACTCTGTTTCCACCGCCGAGCATGGCAAGTTCCCGTCTGGGATTCTCGACAGCGCCAAAGAAAAGGTGAAGCAAGCTGCACAGGAGATGCCAAATATTGGGCAAGGCGTTTCTGATTCTTATCCCGATACTAAATCCAGTGAAGGACGAGGTCCTAGAGAGCTTATATGCGATGCTTTTGGGAAATGCACTCACAAAATTGCTAGAGCTATTGATAAAGCTAAAGAGCAGGTTTCGCAGAAGGCACATGAAGCGGTGGCTCAAAAGAAAGAGTTGGCTCATGAAGCTAAAGAGAGAGTAGAAGATGCATATGAAAAGACAAAGGAGACTGCGTCTCATAAAGCCCATGAAGCCAAGCAAGCAGTAGAAGATGCATACGAGGTAGCCAAGGAAactaaggaaagtgcagaacaAGCTGCAGAAGATGCATATAGGAAAGCCAAGGAGTCTGTGATCCACAAAGCTCATGAAGCCAAAGATACAGGGAAGACTATTGGGATGGAAGCAGCAAGAAATGCCCCCGAGATAGTGGAGGAAGTAAAAGAAAGCACAGGACAAGCCAAAGGCCGAGTCAGTAGACTTTTAAGCCATATGGGTTCGGCCGTGGGACTCAATTCTTTGATGAGGGTGGTGAATCTGCTAGGTTTCGCTACGGCTTATGGGATGTGTGTGTGGGTTACATTAATTTCGAGCTACGTTTTGGCCGGTGCTTTGACGAGGCATCAGTTCGGGATTGTTCAGAGCAAGATATATCCAGTCTATTTCAGGGCCTTGGCTTATTGTATTGGAGCAGCATTATTGGGGCATGTACTTGGGCAGAGAAAGAAGCTTTTTACCAGCAAGGCGGAGATGTTCCAATTGTACAATCTTCTTGCATCGGTTTTGCTGGTTCTGATCAATTCTCTGTACTTAGAGCCTTTATCTACGAAG GTGATGTTTGAGAAACTAAAGCTTGAGAAGGAAGAAGGTAGAGGAAGAGAGAGCCCAAGTGGGGACGGCGGCAGAAGGGGAGAGGCGCAGCCAGTCACAGCCACAGCTGCCGCACCAGTGGCAGATAATCCAGGAGCAAGGGAATCCAGTTCAAGACTGAATAGAGAGAATGAGAGGCTGAAGAAGCTAAATTCATATTCTTCCTTGCTGAACACAGTGACCCTGATGGCTCTCAGTTGGCACTTGGTGTACCTGGGCCAGAAACTCCATGCAACTTGttaa